A single Altererythrobacter sp. BO-6 DNA region contains:
- the nusG gene encoding transcription termination/antitermination protein NusG yields the protein MARWYIIHAYSGFENKVRDAIISEAERLGLSDAVEDVQVPTETVTEVKRGKKVQVERKFMPGYVLAKLKMTDDVYHLVKNTPKVTGFLGSGNKPQPISEKEAARYFGGVEEAKAAPKRDISVDYEIGDQVKVLDGPFASFNGVVEELDFDKAKVKVSVSIFGRATPVELDFEQVELVK from the coding sequence ATGGCTCGCTGGTATATCATTCACGCCTATTCGGGTTTCGAAAACAAGGTTCGCGACGCGATCATCTCCGAAGCTGAGCGGCTGGGTTTGTCGGATGCGGTTGAGGACGTTCAGGTCCCGACTGAAACCGTGACCGAGGTGAAGCGCGGCAAGAAGGTTCAGGTCGAACGCAAGTTCATGCCCGGCTATGTCCTTGCCAAGCTGAAGATGACCGACGACGTCTATCACCTCGTGAAGAACACGCCCAAGGTCACCGGCTTCCTCGGCTCGGGCAACAAGCCGCAGCCGATCAGCGAGAAAGAGGCAGCGCGCTATTTCGGCGGCGTGGAAGAAGCCAAGGCCGCGCCGAAGCGCGATATCAGCGTCGATTACGAGATCGGCGATCAGGTCAAGGTGCTCGACGGACCCTTCGCCAGCTTCAACGGCGTGGTGGAAGAGCTCGACTTCGACAAAGCGAAGGTCAAGGTTTCGGTTTCGATCTTCGGCCGTGCGACCCCGGTCGAACTGGACTTCGAGCAGGTCGAACTGGTCAAGTAA
- the secE gene encoding preprotein translocase subunit SecE, with the protein MAEEKKRKTSPAEFVNQVRSETSKIVWPTREETIRTAIFVFIMMVILSVFFLGVDALFSAVVQWLLSLA; encoded by the coding sequence ATGGCCGAAGAGAAAAAGCGCAAGACATCGCCTGCCGAGTTTGTGAACCAGGTTCGCAGCGAAACCAGCAAGATTGTCTGGCCGACCCGTGAGGAAACCATCCGCACGGCGATCTTCGTGTTCATCATGATGGTGATCCTGTCGGTCTTTTTCCTCGGGGTCGATGCGCTCTTCAGCGCGGTTGTGCAGTGGCTGCTGTCGCTCGCCTGA
- a CDS encoding sodium:alanine symporter family protein produces MAVTETGSVSLIDHVTNVSDFIWGGTWNGELVPWLSVGGQPIPPMVIVLLGVGLFFMVGLKFYPIAKLGSAFKGLFAGRKGAGSGEISPFAALSTALSGQVGTGNLAGVATAIALGGPGAVFWMWVTAIIGMALAFAEGSLAIRYREKTSDGVYRGGPMSYIMMGLGPKWTWLAIVFCLGTLFSAMVTGNSIQANAVADGLNELFGIEEWMGGLIVAILVFIVIIGGIKSIGNVAEKVVPFMAAAYIVMALIALVLNIQDIPETFGLIFHGAFNPQAATGGFVGAAIALAIRAGVARGLFSNEAGQGSTPIAHAVAQTDDPEQQGRMAMMGTFIDTIVICTMTALVILTVEGQFTGGGQQVIHAWNSDLQGFAMTSGAFAAAFPVQIFSIPLGTLVASTALILFVFTTLLTWSYYGERAITFIYDRVPGSTRAGEKVLHMIWRVLWCVVIYIGSTQDLTLVWRLGDISNAAMALPNLLALALLSGVVFKLAKGERNAGQTFGRETPEEPNEY; encoded by the coding sequence ATGGCAGTGACAGAAACCGGGTCGGTCAGCCTGATCGATCACGTTACCAATGTTTCCGATTTCATTTGGGGAGGCACCTGGAACGGCGAACTTGTGCCGTGGCTTTCCGTCGGCGGGCAACCGATCCCGCCGATGGTGATCGTGCTGCTGGGCGTCGGCCTGTTCTTCATGGTCGGGCTGAAGTTCTACCCGATCGCCAAGCTTGGCAGCGCGTTCAAGGGGCTTTTCGCCGGGCGCAAGGGTGCCGGATCGGGCGAGATTTCGCCCTTCGCCGCGCTCTCTACCGCGCTTTCGGGCCAGGTCGGCACAGGCAACCTGGCCGGCGTCGCAACTGCGATCGCGCTGGGCGGGCCGGGCGCCGTCTTCTGGATGTGGGTCACGGCGATCATCGGCATGGCGCTGGCCTTTGCCGAAGGTTCGCTGGCGATCCGGTACCGGGAAAAGACCTCTGACGGGGTCTATCGCGGCGGTCCGATGAGCTACATCATGATGGGGCTAGGCCCGAAATGGACCTGGCTCGCGATCGTGTTTTGCCTCGGCACGCTGTTCAGCGCGATGGTGACCGGCAATTCGATCCAGGCCAATGCCGTGGCCGATGGCCTGAACGAGCTTTTCGGGATCGAGGAATGGATGGGCGGGCTGATCGTCGCCATCCTCGTCTTCATCGTCATCATCGGCGGGATCAAATCGATCGGCAACGTAGCCGAGAAGGTCGTCCCGTTCATGGCCGCTGCCTATATTGTCATGGCGCTGATCGCGTTGGTGCTCAACATTCAGGACATACCGGAAACCTTCGGGCTGATCTTCCATGGGGCGTTCAACCCGCAGGCGGCGACCGGTGGCTTTGTGGGGGCGGCGATCGCGCTGGCGATCCGGGCCGGTGTCGCGCGTGGGCTGTTTTCGAACGAGGCCGGCCAGGGTTCGACCCCGATTGCGCACGCCGTGGCGCAGACCGACGATCCCGAACAACAGGGCCGGATGGCGATGATGGGCACCTTCATCGACACCATTGTGATTTGCACCATGACCGCACTGGTGATCCTGACGGTCGAAGGGCAGTTCACCGGTGGTGGCCAGCAGGTCATTCATGCGTGGAATTCGGACCTTCAAGGCTTTGCGATGACCAGCGGCGCCTTTGCTGCTGCCTTCCCGGTCCAGATCTTTTCGATCCCGCTGGGAACGCTGGTCGCATCGACCGCGCTGATCCTGTTCGTGTTCACCACCCTGCTCACCTGGAGTTACTACGGCGAGCGCGCGATCACCTTTATCTATGACCGTGTGCCGGGATCGACCCGCGCCGGCGAGAAGGTGCTGCACATGATCTGGCGGGTTCTGTGGTGCGTGGTGATCTACATCGGTTCGACACAGGACCTGACGCTGGTCTGGCGGCTTGGCGATATCTCCAACGCTGCCATGGCGCTGCCCAACCTGCTCGCGCTCGCGCTGCTCAGCGGCGTGGTGTTCAAGCTGGCCAAGGGTGAGCGCAATGCCGGGCAGACGTTCGGGCGCGAGACTCCGGAAGAACCGAACGAATACTGA
- the aat gene encoding leucyl/phenylalanyl-tRNA--protein transferase, whose product MHSPFPPPIPSDMLLLAYRSGIFPMADGRDDPEVFWVEPKQRAIIPLEQLHVSRSLRKAIRQDRFQVTVDRDFAAVIEACSHPREDHPESWISERIIASYRQLHSMGHAHSIECWEGSELVGGLYGVSFDRVFCGESMFSRRSDASKVALAWLVALMRLAGFHLLDCQFMTDHLRSMGAVEITQQKYLEGLVRASGQAEFSLPGAYQRVLGKAKADHSTPGKLIAQSFTQTS is encoded by the coding sequence ATGCATTCGCCCTTCCCGCCCCCGATTCCATCGGACATGCTGCTGCTGGCCTATCGCAGCGGGATCTTTCCCATGGCGGATGGGCGCGATGATCCGGAGGTTTTCTGGGTCGAACCCAAGCAGCGCGCCATCATCCCGCTTGAGCAGCTTCATGTGTCGCGCAGCCTGCGCAAGGCGATTCGCCAGGATCGCTTCCAGGTGACCGTTGATCGCGATTTCGCAGCGGTGATCGAGGCTTGCTCACACCCACGCGAAGATCATCCCGAAAGCTGGATCAGCGAAAGGATCATCGCCAGCTATCGCCAGCTCCACAGCATGGGCCACGCCCATTCTATCGAGTGCTGGGAAGGATCAGAGCTGGTCGGCGGGCTTTACGGCGTCAGTTTCGACCGGGTGTTCTGCGGCGAAAGCATGTTCAGCCGCCGCAGCGATGCCAGCAAGGTTGCGTTGGCCTGGCTCGTGGCGCTGATGCGCTTGGCCGGGTTTCACCTGCTCGATTGCCAGTTCATGACCGATCACCTGCGCAGCATGGGCGCGGTTGAGATCACTCAGCAGAAATATCTCGAAGGGCTCGTGCGCGCTTCGGGCCAGGCCGAATTCAGCCTGCCCGGGGCCTATCAACGCGTGTTAGGCAAGGCCAAGGCCGATCACTCGACCCCTGGAAAGCTCATCGCGCAGTCTTTCACCCAGACGTCGTAG
- a CDS encoding DUF2155 domain-containing protein: MRSLRIGLCLFGAAALAGCSDNAPAPEQVRIELPEDAPAAPAPVPTEAAAAADIGTPMAERVATLGLLNKRNNSSQDIELKPGESRRIGDILIRLEACERTAPWEMQRETGAFVQVSVQDRGSDQFRRIFSGWLFKNSPSLNVVEHPVYDVWVKDCAMSFPGVE, encoded by the coding sequence ATGCGCAGTCTGCGCATCGGCCTATGTCTGTTCGGCGCTGCTGCGCTGGCTGGATGCTCGGACAATGCTCCGGCGCCTGAGCAGGTCAGGATTGAGCTGCCTGAAGACGCGCCTGCAGCGCCTGCTCCCGTTCCGACGGAAGCCGCTGCCGCAGCTGATATCGGCACGCCCATGGCAGAGCGGGTGGCGACGCTGGGCCTGCTCAACAAGCGCAACAATTCCAGCCAGGATATCGAACTGAAGCCGGGCGAATCGCGCCGCATCGGCGATATCCTGATCCGGCTCGAAGCCTGTGAACGCACCGCCCCGTGGGAAATGCAGCGCGAAACCGGTGCCTTCGTGCAAGTGTCGGTGCAGGACCGCGGATCGGACCAGTTCCGCCGGATCTTTTCAGGCTGGCTGTTCAAGAATTCGCCTAGCCTCAACGTGGTCGAACATCCGGTCTACGACGTCTGGGTGAAAGACTGCGCGATGAGCTTTCCAGGGGTCGAGTGA
- a CDS encoding NADH:ubiquinone oxidoreductase subunit NDUFA12, with the protein MGILSKIFTWWDGATFGTMLFTARRGEHIGTDAQGNKYYRSKPKAGEQERRWVIYNGNNDASRVPSEWHGWLHGAFNDVPESRLPPPKIWEADYTPNATGTAAAYRPQGALERGGKRARATGDYEAWSPEG; encoded by the coding sequence ATGGGAATTCTCAGCAAAATCTTCACCTGGTGGGACGGTGCCACCTTCGGCACCATGCTTTTCACCGCGCGCCGGGGCGAACACATCGGCACCGATGCGCAGGGCAACAAATATTACCGCTCCAAGCCTAAGGCGGGAGAGCAGGAGCGGCGCTGGGTGATCTACAACGGCAACAACGACGCCAGCCGCGTGCCCAGCGAATGGCACGGCTGGTTGCACGGCGCGTTCAACGACGTGCCGGAAAGCCGCTTGCCGCCGCCCAAGATCTGGGAAGCGGACTACACTCCCAATGCCACCGGCACCGCCGCGGCCTATCGCCCGCAAGGCGCGCTGGAACGCGGTGGCAAGCGTGCCCGCGCAACCGGCGATTACGAGGCGTGGAGCCCGGAAGGCTGA
- a CDS encoding TetR/AcrR family transcriptional regulator, whose protein sequence is MTERASQRSNSRAGTGKQRGAYHHGNLRQAIIDAAVEVVSESGVEAMTLREAARRAGVSSGAPFRHFPGKRELVLAVAEQGMAILRRDMERRLAQCKSENPLVRMAVLAHAYVQWAMRHPTHYRVLGDRLLIDFYSSEPLLADNRWIRDNMQHLLEKADERGMLAVNDLALANLQSRAMAYGLARMLVDGHFPEFDLANDDSAGAAMIDALDGFVALLSRDPDGVLKEIRAHK, encoded by the coding sequence ATGACAGAACGAGCTTCACAGCGGAGCAATTCCAGAGCCGGCACCGGCAAGCAGCGCGGTGCCTATCATCACGGGAACCTGCGCCAGGCGATCATCGATGCAGCGGTCGAAGTGGTTAGCGAATCCGGCGTCGAGGCGATGACCTTGCGTGAAGCTGCCCGCCGCGCCGGGGTTTCGTCAGGCGCTCCTTTCCGCCACTTCCCTGGCAAGCGCGAGCTCGTATTGGCCGTGGCCGAGCAAGGCATGGCAATCTTGCGGCGCGACATGGAGCGCCGCCTGGCGCAGTGCAAATCGGAAAATCCGCTGGTCCGCATGGCCGTGCTTGCCCACGCCTATGTGCAATGGGCGATGCGGCATCCCACACATTACCGGGTGCTCGGCGACCGGCTCCTGATCGATTTTTACAGCTCCGAACCATTGCTGGCCGACAACCGCTGGATCCGGGACAACATGCAGCACTTGCTTGAAAAGGCAGATGAGCGCGGCATGCTGGCCGTTAATGACCTTGCGCTGGCGAACCTCCAAAGCAGGGCCATGGCATATGGATTGGCGCGAATGCTGGTCGATGGACACTTCCCGGAGTTTGACCTTGCGAATGACGATTCGGCTGGCGCCGCGATGATCGATGCGCTTGACGGGTTTGTCGCCCTGCTCAGTCGGGATCCTGATGGCGTGTTGAAGGAAATTCGCGCCCACAAATAG
- a CDS encoding ferric reductase-like transmembrane domain-containing protein — protein sequence MALGTQTGSNRGWQAFALIAAGVAAACAVPILFVPDPVEAVRLVIRLTARISLALFLAAFLASTLARLWPGSVTRWMVANRRVLGLGFAWSHLIHASALVILYRADSALFWTLTNPVSVTGGSIAYVFIAALAFTSFDGAVRALGPQRWQRLHSTGIWIIWLVFLISNAKRIPINLGYALPTAILIAALLVRLYARTVRTAKATT from the coding sequence ATGGCACTTGGCACACAAACCGGCAGCAATCGCGGCTGGCAAGCATTCGCGTTGATCGCAGCCGGGGTGGCGGCCGCTTGTGCGGTGCCGATCCTGTTCGTTCCCGATCCGGTCGAGGCTGTTCGACTGGTGATCCGGCTCACAGCCCGCATTTCGCTGGCACTGTTCCTGGCCGCATTTCTCGCGTCTACATTGGCTCGGCTTTGGCCGGGCAGCGTTACCCGCTGGATGGTTGCCAATCGCCGCGTGCTTGGGCTGGGCTTTGCATGGTCGCATCTGATTCACGCCTCTGCATTGGTAATCTTGTACCGCGCAGACAGCGCTCTTTTCTGGACCCTGACCAACCCCGTTTCGGTAACCGGGGGGAGCATTGCATATGTCTTTATCGCGGCACTGGCGTTCACGTCTTTCGATGGCGCCGTGCGGGCGCTGGGCCCGCAGCGTTGGCAGCGCCTGCATTCCACAGGGATCTGGATCATCTGGCTGGTTTTCCTGATTTCAAACGCCAAGCGCATCCCGATCAACCTCGGCTACGCCCTGCCAACCGCGATACTGATCGCGGCATTGCTGGTCCGGCTCTATGCTCGAACGGTGCGGACAGCCAAGGCTACCACGTAA
- a CDS encoding DUF192 domain-containing protein produces the protein MTSAWLLAALCAGLMACSPSAEGANAGSPAVEGAGDDTSARHPESGLAIIDLAVVSGDKRHTFRVELADTPQAQAKGLMFRTALGDNEGMLFPSDVPDIRSFWMKNTPIPLDIIFIGLENEVINIAANTEPYSLESVYSEGIASAVLELRGGRAAELGIKPGDRVTW, from the coding sequence ATGACATCCGCATGGCTGCTCGCGGCACTTTGCGCAGGCTTGATGGCGTGCTCGCCCAGTGCAGAGGGGGCCAATGCTGGCTCACCGGCCGTTGAGGGTGCTGGTGATGACACCTCAGCGCGCCATCCCGAAAGCGGGTTGGCAATTATCGACCTTGCAGTCGTTTCGGGCGACAAGCGTCATACATTCCGGGTCGAACTGGCGGACACGCCCCAGGCACAGGCCAAGGGACTGATGTTTCGCACCGCGCTGGGCGATAATGAAGGCATGCTGTTTCCTTCAGATGTGCCCGACATCCGCAGCTTCTGGATGAAGAACACGCCGATCCCGCTCGACATCATATTCATCGGGCTGGAAAACGAAGTGATCAACATCGCCGCCAACACCGAACCCTATTCGCTCGAATCGGTCTATTCCGAAGGGATCGCCAGTGCCGTGCTCGAACTGCGCGGCGGCCGTGCGGCAGAACTGGGGATCAAGCCCGGCGATCGTGTTACGTGGTAG
- a CDS encoding RecX family transcriptional regulator, producing the protein MSRKRRKGGPLDRAAVEELALSYLARFATSSAKLEAYLWRKIRERGVAEDGDPIDVGAVVARMVELRYVDDEAYARARSSGLLRRGYGARRVDQALRAAGIEEELRAEAAPDERSARAAALAFARKRGFGPFGGGARSGEPLDRARREKQIAAMVRAGHDFGTARQMVYAEQAEDAERWASEVEE; encoded by the coding sequence ATGTCACGCAAACGACGCAAGGGAGGCCCGCTTGACCGCGCAGCTGTGGAAGAGTTGGCGCTCTCCTATCTCGCCCGGTTTGCGACGAGTTCGGCCAAGCTTGAAGCTTATCTGTGGCGCAAGATCCGCGAGCGCGGAGTGGCCGAAGATGGCGACCCAATCGACGTCGGCGCAGTGGTCGCGCGCATGGTAGAGCTGCGTTACGTGGATGATGAAGCCTACGCCCGCGCGCGCAGCAGCGGGTTGCTACGCAGGGGCTATGGTGCCCGCCGGGTAGACCAGGCGTTGCGGGCTGCCGGCATCGAAGAGGAACTGCGGGCCGAAGCTGCACCCGACGAACGATCGGCGCGCGCGGCGGCGCTTGCTTTTGCGCGCAAGCGCGGTTTCGGCCCCTTCGGAGGCGGCGCACGATCGGGCGAACCACTCGATCGGGCCAGGCGCGAAAAACAGATTGCGGCGATGGTGCGCGCGGGCCATGATTTCGGTACTGCGAGACAAATGGTCTATGCAGAACAGGCCGAGGACGCCGAACGATGGGCCAGCGAGGTCGAGGAATGA
- a CDS encoding fatty acyl-AMP ligase yields the protein MTDAVLTPTPNDCPLPRRRADFATFNEAIDYAAQSEKGLNFHDMRGELVRPYPFSEMRSDALIMARRLVTAGIGKEDRVALIAETGPDFAALFCACVYVGAWPVPLPLPTTFGGKESYIDQLAVQLQSSDPKILLYPEEIAEMASAAAAKQGCASESWQDFEQRPAPECELPEADPEDICYLQYSSGSTRFPTGVAVTHRALLHNLFGHSTSMNVGQGDRVVSWLPWYHDMGLVGCFLSLIANQVSCDYLKPDHFARRPLAWLDMISRNGGTTLSYSPTFGYDICARRISSQSHVAERFDLSRWRVAGNGADMIRPDVMQNFVNAFSEAGFKASAFTPSYGLAEAVLAVTVMPPGEGIRVELVEEERLSGTPRDLSRPARYRAIVNCGKPLPDMDVEIRGENGAVRGDHQIGKVWCRGPSVMHSYFRNVEATEDCLVNGWLDTGDMGYVADGYLFIVGRAKDMIIINGKNHWPQDIEWAVEQLPGFNHGDIAAFSIEMENGEEAPAVLVHCRVSDPEERIKLRHEIADKVRSVTGMNCVVELVPPRTLPRTSSGKLSRAKAKKLYLAGEIVPFELAA from the coding sequence ATGACCGACGCCGTTCTCACACCGACGCCGAACGACTGCCCCTTGCCGCGCAGGCGAGCCGACTTTGCGACGTTCAACGAAGCAATCGACTATGCCGCACAGAGCGAAAAGGGCCTAAATTTTCACGATATGCGGGGTGAGCTGGTTCGCCCCTATCCTTTTTCCGAGATGCGCAGCGATGCGCTGATCATGGCGCGGCGACTGGTCACTGCCGGGATCGGCAAGGAAGATCGCGTTGCCTTGATCGCGGAAACCGGCCCCGATTTCGCCGCGCTGTTCTGCGCCTGCGTCTATGTTGGCGCATGGCCGGTGCCGCTGCCGCTGCCGACCACCTTCGGCGGCAAGGAAAGCTATATCGACCAACTGGCGGTGCAGCTGCAAAGCTCCGATCCCAAGATCCTGCTTTACCCCGAAGAAATCGCGGAAATGGCCAGCGCGGCCGCTGCCAAACAAGGCTGCGCCAGCGAATCCTGGCAGGATTTCGAGCAGCGCCCCGCGCCCGAATGCGAGCTGCCCGAAGCGGACCCGGAAGATATCTGCTATCTTCAGTATTCCTCCGGCTCCACCCGTTTCCCGACCGGTGTGGCGGTGACGCATCGCGCGCTACTCCACAATCTCTTCGGCCATTCGACGTCGATGAACGTCGGACAGGGCGACCGCGTCGTCAGCTGGCTGCCATGGTATCACGACATGGGCCTGGTCGGCTGCTTCCTGTCGCTGATCGCGAACCAGGTCAGCTGCGATTACTTGAAGCCAGATCATTTTGCGCGCAGGCCGCTCGCCTGGCTCGACATGATCAGCCGCAACGGCGGCACCACTCTCTCCTATTCGCCGACCTTCGGCTATGACATCTGCGCCCGCCGCATCTCCAGCCAGAGCCATGTGGCCGAGCGGTTCGACCTGTCGCGCTGGCGCGTCGCAGGTAACGGCGCGGACATGATCCGGCCTGACGTGATGCAGAACTTCGTCAACGCCTTCAGCGAAGCGGGCTTCAAGGCCAGTGCTTTTACGCCCAGCTATGGCCTCGCCGAAGCGGTGCTGGCGGTCACGGTGATGCCGCCCGGCGAAGGCATCCGGGTCGAATTGGTCGAGGAGGAGCGCCTGTCGGGCACCCCGCGTGACCTGTCACGCCCGGCGCGCTATCGCGCGATCGTCAATTGCGGCAAGCCGCTGCCCGACATGGATGTCGAAATCCGCGGCGAAAACGGCGCGGTCAGGGGCGATCACCAGATCGGCAAGGTGTGGTGCCGCGGCCCCAGCGTGATGCATTCCTATTTCCGCAATGTCGAAGCGACCGAGGATTGCCTGGTCAATGGCTGGCTGGATACCGGCGACATGGGCTATGTCGCCGATGGCTATCTGTTCATCGTCGGCCGCGCCAAGGACATGATCATCATCAATGGCAAGAACCACTGGCCGCAGGACATCGAATGGGCAGTGGAACAATTGCCCGGCTTCAACCATGGCGACATCGCCGCTTTTTCGATCGAGATGGAAAATGGCGAGGAAGCGCCCGCCGTGCTGGTCCATTGCCGCGTTTCCGACCCCGAAGAGCGCATCAAACTGCGCCACGAAATCGCCGACAAGGTCCGCTCGGTCACAGGCATGAACTGCGTGGTCGAGCTGGTTCCGCCACGGACCCTGCCGCGTACCTCGTCGGGAAAGCTGAGCCGCGCCAAGGCAAAGAAGCTGTACCTGGCAGGCGAGATCGTGCCGTTCGAACTGGCTGCCTGA
- a CDS encoding TIGR00341 family protein, translated as MADTPAPQTAAPGEGASENGSNFARVMQSWQNWWRQDVIGTVDQPAVIEKRREDCGLTERYLFMTAMSGGIAILGLLLSSPAVVIGAMLLSPLMGPIMGLGFALAIGDYNWLKQSARSLAWGSLMAVLLCAIVVFLSPIQTVTPEIAARTRPNLFDLMVALFSALAGAYAMIRGREGTIVGVAIATALMPPLAVVGFGLATFNWTVFSGALLLFVTNLLTIALTAWGMARLYGFRTTLSERNSLYQNLAVAVVFLALAVPLGISLQQIAWETNAQRQVRGEILDNFDPRSRLSQVEIDFQSDPVRIDATVLTPRLQPDAETNGERALSRELGRPVDLTINQYQVGTSATAAQQAELSATRAREEAVARERAENLAQRLAVVAGVSEDHVVIDRERRRAVVRAKPLPGATLATYRVLEQRISATEPEWKVEMLPPARPLPAIAFADDEPSAQGQAALALTAWAAQRIDLPVLIEGDAAQAERVVALLAEQGVAATAVPGRRNGGVQARWGEPEE; from the coding sequence TTGGCTGACACTCCTGCACCCCAGACAGCGGCTCCCGGCGAAGGAGCCAGCGAAAACGGTTCGAACTTTGCCCGTGTGATGCAGAGCTGGCAGAACTGGTGGCGGCAGGACGTCATCGGCACCGTTGACCAGCCAGCGGTGATCGAAAAACGCCGCGAAGACTGCGGTCTGACCGAACGCTATCTGTTCATGACGGCGATGTCGGGCGGCATCGCGATCCTGGGCCTGCTGCTGTCATCGCCGGCCGTGGTGATCGGCGCCATGCTTTTGTCGCCGCTGATGGGCCCGATCATGGGGCTGGGCTTTGCGCTGGCGATTGGCGATTACAACTGGCTAAAGCAGTCGGCGCGCAGCCTGGCCTGGGGCAGCCTCATGGCGGTACTGCTGTGCGCGATCGTCGTGTTCCTGTCGCCAATCCAGACAGTGACGCCCGAAATCGCGGCGCGGACGCGGCCCAATCTGTTCGACCTGATGGTGGCGCTGTTCTCAGCCTTGGCGGGGGCCTATGCCATGATCCGCGGACGCGAGGGCACGATCGTGGGCGTGGCGATTGCCACCGCCTTGATGCCGCCGCTGGCGGTGGTGGGCTTTGGCCTGGCGACCTTCAACTGGACGGTCTTCTCGGGCGCACTGCTGCTGTTCGTCACCAATTTGCTCACGATCGCGCTTACCGCGTGGGGTATGGCGCGCCTTTATGGTTTCCGCACGACGCTGAGCGAGCGAAACAGCCTTTACCAGAATCTGGCAGTGGCGGTGGTGTTTCTGGCCCTGGCGGTGCCGCTCGGCATCTCGCTCCAGCAGATTGCGTGGGAAACCAACGCGCAGCGGCAGGTGCGCGGCGAAATCCTCGACAATTTCGATCCGCGCTCACGGCTGAGCCAGGTCGAAATCGATTTCCAGAGCGATCCGGTGCGGATTGACGCAACCGTGCTCACCCCGAGGTTGCAGCCCGATGCAGAGACCAATGGCGAGCGCGCCTTGTCGCGTGAACTGGGGCGTCCGGTCGATCTGACGATCAACCAGTACCAGGTCGGCACCAGCGCGACTGCCGCGCAGCAGGCTGAATTATCGGCAACCCGGGCGCGCGAAGAAGCGGTCGCGCGCGAGCGCGCTGAGAACCTGGCCCAGCGGCTGGCGGTGGTGGCGGGCGTATCGGAGGATCACGTTGTGATCGACCGCGAGCGGCGCCGCGCCGTGGTGCGGGCCAAGCCGCTGCCGGGCGCAACGCTGGCGACCTACCGCGTGCTCGAGCAGCGCATTTCCGCGACCGAGCCGGAATGGAAGGTGGAAATGCTGCCGCCTGCCCGGCCGCTCCCCGCGATAGCATTTGCCGACGATGAGCCCAGTGCGCAGGGGCAGGCGGCGCTCGCTTTGACAGCTTGGGCTGCGCAGCGGATCGACCTGCCGGTCCTGATCGAAGGCGATGCTGCCCAGGCTGAGCGGGTTGTTGCCTTGCTGGCGGAACAGGGCGTTGCGGCAACAGCGGTGCCTGGGCGGCGCAACGGAGGTGTCCAGGCGCGCTGGGGCGAGCCCGAGGAATAG
- a CDS encoding polyhydroxyalkanoic acid system family protein, translated as MRVALPHELGRDEVRRRLKERSHEIADYLPGGVAEVETDWVEDDRMALLVSVMGQSITGHIDVEDTQVVFEIRLPGMLSFVEPAIEKAIRANGQKMLAAPK; from the coding sequence ATGAGGGTTGCCCTGCCACACGAACTGGGCCGCGACGAAGTGCGCCGCCGGCTGAAGGAACGCAGTCACGAAATCGCCGATTATCTGCCCGGCGGAGTCGCCGAGGTAGAAACTGACTGGGTCGAGGACGACCGGATGGCGCTGCTGGTGTCGGTCATGGGTCAGAGCATTACCGGGCATATCGACGTAGAAGATACCCAGGTGGTGTTCGAGATCAGGCTGCCGGGTATGCTGTCCTTCGTCGAGCCAGCGATCGAAAAGGCGATACGCGCCAACGGGCAGAAAATGCTGGCTGCGCCAAAATAG